The region ATAAGGTTCGCTGTCAACAAGAGGAAAgagaatataatattaaaacgACAACTAGCCATATTTATCGTACTTATGTTATACGATCATTCTTACGCATAGGGTAGGAACGAGAGAAGACAAATTAACGTGTCTCGGTGCAAACAAATGCAACTGTTGAAGGCATCCGGTAGCTTCCGCTTGTACAAGAGGATCTTGATGATCTTGCATGATAGCACAAGCGCACAAAAACGATGAACGAGCCATACAAATAGTTGACGTATTACCtgagaattattaaaattgccAAATTAATCGTTTTCTACTGTTCGTATCTATTTAACGTGTAACGAAAGTGTTTAAGTTCAATGAAGATAATGCAGGCTTCTAACCTTGTAATTCTGGTCCTATTGTTGTAATAAGTGCTGATAATACTTTCCCTATACATTGATGTACATCGATATAAGAATGAGGAACATTCAGAAGAAGAGTTAATGCTAAGGATAGTGTAGGTTCCACGTAGCCTCGAAACATTGGTCCACCAGAGTCAGCTATCAGTGCAAGAGCATGCAACGCCCATACCTGAATAGATTTACGTATTGTAAATTTGACGATTTCAGTTTGCATATTTTAAAGAAAGATATGTATTTAGAATCGTAATCTTACTTGCACTACAGGCGATGAATTATCTTGGGCAAGTGCAAGTAAAATACTGACACTTGTGTTGAGATGTTGGCTGGATCCCATCCCTCCGACATATTTATGAAGGCATCCTAACGCTAAAGAGTGACCGGTCCTACTCGCAACATCGCGAGCAGATTTCAAACGATCGAAACTCGTTTGCGCTAATTCCGCTGTAAATTTAGGATCCGAGATAACTTGAGCCATTCTTCCGACAGCTTCACCCGCTGCCCATCTCAGTATTGAATTACTGCTCACTAAAGCACTCTGGAAACGTGTACAGCATTAGTACAGACTATTCGAACGCAATTAATAATTGCAAATGAATACGCACTAAACGAAGTCTTACAATTATAAGATTAGTGGCAGACTTTTTCACATCCTCTTGACCGAATCCAGTTTTTGCTTCATTGAGGCCCTTTAATCCACTTAACACAGCCGTAAAAACATTCATCTGTATAGCTTCTTGCCTACCAGATTTTGTATGCTTTATGCACTCGCTGAAGTGATCTAGCATCTGTAATCTATGCTTGTTTGCCACGCGTGGGAAAATTTGTCCAAATAAGGACACAGACAGGTCAATGACAGCCACTCCCAAAGGTAGAGGACCAGGAATTATTTCACCCTGTAGACAACATTATTCAAATGAAATGTTATAGCACAATAAAGCTGTAACAAAATGTTGAGATATTTACTTGTGGTACCGGTCTGTAAAGACAACATGGGTTGTGTTCCAATGCTCCAGATCCTGCAGCACTATTTGGTTGAAGCTGAAACAAATGTACAATATAAGAAAAAGTATTGTTTCGTAAGATAAATATTGTGATAGTTTtacaacaatatatatatatataatttacgaAGAGTAGTATATTGATATATTGAACGCATGTAAAAACATAATTGTATAAGGTATAAATCATAAATGAAatacataacataataaaaatacatATGTTCAAGATTGTGTCGTGACTCATACATTAGAGGTAGAATGTGTTCGAGTGAAATAGAGCTACATGAATAACATATGTCGACAGTAATGAGGgttttaagaaattaaattggtTAATTTCTACATTAATACCTGGTACACAAGTATATTCATAGATCagtgtaaaatttaaaaaaaaacataaaagaggaagagagagagagaatatagATGAGTGGCAATGCTATTACAGACTAATGAAAGGCTTCATAGAACATTACTCACATGTTCCAAATCCGCCCTTCTGTTAGGTTCCATCTAGACACGATCATAAATGATATACATTAATGACACTAAGCTTAAAATATGTCACGTTGACATGCCCTCTTTGTATTACGCCTGACTTAATTACTTAGTTACATTCTTTTTGTTAGGAAATACCAATAATGTAAAGTTAGTACACTGAAGTTGAATGATTTACTTTAATCAATGGAGAAACTGTTACGTTACACTTTAAAACGCTTACTTGGTCTTCTATTGTACGGTGATCCGTTTCTTGCAACCATGTGCCAAGAATTACAGAATCGTTAGCATGACAAACAGCACGTAACAATGAAGTTGTTGTGTTTCCGGGGTTTTCAGTCAATGTAAATTCCGATACCAACATTCTCAAAAGATGCGTGTAAGAACCTGTTCAATTTATTACATGTTTAGATCGTAATATACGAACATTaagacaaacaatttttaatttaacgaACTTCTATATTCACCTTCAAAAGTTTGTGgtggtaataataataacgtttcATATAAACGTAAACGAACCATAGCAGCCGGAGCTTTCAATTGTTGTCCATAATTCTTTAATACAGGTGACAAGCTAAAATTTGACTTTTCAGTATAAAATCATCTTAGAAATATTTCctataaataaatgaaacagcAGCTAACGTACTTTGTTAACATTGCCAATGCAGATTCGATGGGTGTCAGAAGACGTCTTGTGATATCATCATTTAGAAGTTCCGGACAATGCAATAGGAAACTGTGCATCGCCGACAAAGCACCAGCTCTGCCTTCTAATGTCACTTGCCAAGTAAATGCATCACCCCTAGCTTTTTCACTTTCAAGTTCTTTATTGGAACGGGGAAAAGAGTTTCTCCATAGTAACAGCATTCTAGGCAATAAGCCTTTCACCACTGCTGTACCTGTACGGTTCAAATTATGATTTCAAGAATGATAAAACGTTCTATATTTATAAGTACATAATCTAGAAAATGTAAATCACTATTTACTAGAGGTGTACGAGAACCCGAAACTGCTCATACAGCAATGAAATACACGTGTATTTCATTTACACGTTAAAACCCATGATCTCtggttctcgaatattcttgagACATTTTCGAGTTCTCGCACACACCTACTATTTACCAAGGGTCATTATGGCTCCAATTAGGAGCCATCCAGCATGTGTCCTATTTAGCGATAAACGACTGTTCTGACTTGCACTCCTCAACAGCTCTTCAGCGGTATTGAAAATGATCTGCATATGAAATCAGATTAGTTTGATAATAGTAACATAgtaaatgtatttattattatagttCTTTCACGGTAATTACTTTTCCTTTTGTGTGAGGAACTCCGAGCGGTGATAAACGAACACTACCAAGAACTGCAGCCAGAGCACTACTGTAACCAGCTATTGCTTCCGGTGAACTGCGCATATTTTCGATTCCTTCTACACAGCGATCAATCAAAGGTGTTATTTGACTTGGAACGGCCACGCAAATACAGCGCAGACACCAAGAAGCTGCGAGTCTTGCTGCTTGACACGGATGAACCAGGACAGTCATAATCGTATCGATTAAGTCTAAAATGTTATATGAAGTATTAGTATTAAAAATTTAGTAAGTCATGAAAAAATACGTACTCAATGATTGGTCAGACAACAAGTTGCAAGCTGTTGTGCCCAGTCCCAAGATTAAGTTTCCCATTTCTTGTAACGCACAGACTAACAGGTGTTGACTAAACAATGTTTCCTGATTGCAGTCTTTAGCATTTTCTGGACTAAAATCTAGAAATCACgagaaaaatgttaataaacaTGATTTAAGAAAATGTAGACGCAATAGGAGTGATCAACTTTACCAATAGAATTCATTTGCTTTAAAATAATGTGTGCTATTTCCTTGCAAGCAGCAGCTTGGGCTCCTTCACCTAATAATTTCCCAATAGTACCGTGTAATATGAAATTGACACATTTTCTGGAGTACACAGCGTCGACATGTGAACTAGCAGCTTTCGGGTTAGTCACAAGATCAAGAACATGAGCAACTAATGCACCAACATTACGTTCAAGCCATGATCCTCCCAACATTTGCACAAATACCACGTATGCCTAATGTTTTGAAGAAAAAGGCACATTACTAAGAATATAAATTAAcaacatttttgtatttatatattttcttacgTGTGTGACTCCAACTCGGACTTCTCTGTTAATACTAGAATTTCCTTTAATTATTTCCCCAGTGCCTTTTAAAAAACCTACTCCTCCCCTTAAAAAACCAGCCATTAAAATATTCAATACCTCATCAAGGGAAATTTGCTTATAGTTTTTGTTTTGCGTCACTAAACAGAAACAATTGTTACCGTAAATATTTCTTGTTGAGATTTAATATTAGGTtcttgcatatgaaatgtccgattttgaaCAGTAACAATAACGGCTTTTACCGTTTTTAATTGTACATActgatttttatcataaattcataaaatctgcTGTCCGCAACATTTGCATTTTAAAATCGGAATTTTATATGCAACAATCGAATAAGTTAAAATATAATTGTGGAAGATACCTGAAGGATTTTTCCCCTTTGGAGTTGAAAGTTGGGTCATTGCTACTAAACTACCTAACAGTTTCGCAACAGCACATCTCACTTCATAATTTGAGCCTTCAAATGCTCGGAAACAGAGAGTAGCAACACTCTCTATTTCTGTGGTGTATAAAAACGGAGCATGATTTAACATTTCCAACAAACACTGTAAATTGATTTATATTTAAAATCATTATTATTCATGCTACCGTATATATATGACAAAAATACAGTACCTTTGCAGCAGCACATCTTACAGCCATTACTCTGTCTGTAAGATAGTGTCTAGAGAccttatatatttctttatgaacATTCGTAATCGCAGATCCCATGCCAGCGCAAACctattaaatttatataaaatgtagAAATAATATGGTATTCTATAGAGTCAAGATTTTACCTTTTCAAGAGTATGCATGATCTCTATTCGTGTTTGTGATTCCGCCGAGCGTAAAGATTTTATAAGAATTTGAACAGTCTCTTCATATGATCTACCCATCATCCTTCCTAATTTTTCATACATACATCCGACACAGCATATAGCAGCTCTATAAGCAGTTAAAAGTTTCATATACATATCTTATGTTTCAAAAATGTTATTGAACAAGAAGTAAATTGCTTACAGTTTTGTTGGGAGAAAACTTGGAGAATCATCCTTATTTCTGAGAATATCATTGCATTTATTGACAGTATCAAAAAGCAGAAATGTATCACCGACACTGAATAGTGTGGCAAGACATCTTGCAATAAGTCTACGTGTAGGGGGACCAGGAGCACCCTGCATATGTTTAGTTAACTGTTCCACTAGTTTCTGTTGACATCCTTTAATGTCACTCTGTAAACGTAAAATTATCATTAGATGTTTTTATTTGCAATGAGCTTTCAGTGATGGCCACCCATTCCGCTAAATCAATTTTGTCTAGTTCTAggaaaaatcttaaaaaatgaGATAAATATGGATTTTTGTATACTTGAACAATgagattgttaaaaaatattgtaatagaCATAagtgataaaaaatatttagtgaAAATAACGATACCTTTTGTGCAGCTATTAAAACCTTATCTAAAAAACGCAaccattcgaatataaaaactGGTCGTTTGGCCTCCGGGATTTGATTAAGGGCATCCTCATTGAGGGTTAAGCTATGACTCAACTCCATCATCattacaataaattaaatattagtCAGTTTTATCTTTTTCACAGTTCCTCTGTAACAAAATTGTTATCATATAATTTTGCGATTCGAGATCAGCAATCGAATGTaatttgataaaataattatatttgtaGACCAAGCGTAAATTTAAATACTCGGAATAAATTGACAAGCTGATccatacatatttttattatttgcatTTGCAAATTTATTAGTTCGAACTACGtataaaataattatgaaatttaaGAAGAATCGAGAGTAAATACCAGATTCACGTTACTATCCGCAATATTATGGATATGTGGCAAGTAACATAATTTTTTGTCCTTTCTATGGGATCCATACGAAATCACTTCATTTCACTAAAACTATATAAATATTTGCACTTATTTACGTTGCACGTTACAAAGTTAAACAATACAAAACGAATGACTTTATAAACGGTCTGCCATTCCTTTCTAATAATCTTTGGTGGTTCCAAGTAATTAGAATAACGATCTGCTTTTTCCATATAATTGACAAATCTTATCATTTGagttaggttaggatacatcGGCAATCATCTGATTCAGATGAGAACCATTGACAATCAATTACTAAGAGCACCGGCTAGCTGTGATTTTATTAGGCCTGTGACATCTTTATTACACATACTTTATGGTGCACATTCGTTCTTTCGGCATGCGTGAATAAAATACGCGCCAAAATTTAAACGAGGCGACATACTTTTCTTTTTCACAAAGCAATAGTAGATAATTAAATGAAGTAATTTTTACCAAATTTTGAACTTCTTTTTTACGAAGCAATAGTAGATAATTAAATGAAGTAtgttataaaaatacatttacgtATGTAAATATATGTTTGTAAATGTATTTTTCTTGTAAAAAATCCAAAATTGAATTCAAGATATTAAGTTTATAATGAAGAACTttctattttatataaatataaaagtgCTCTAGTGTTTTGAATGATTGGACCAAAATTTTAGTTACGAAGCATGTAGGATGCAaactttttttttgttgatatGCATCGTAAACTAAGAACATTATGAACCATATTGCGATCGTTAGCATCTTAAACATTACTCGATTAGCGTTGTTTTGAacgtacacattttttcaaacCTATGTAAATATCAGCCTGGCAAAAACGTTTGTTTTCTGCTAGAAATTGTCACTCAGAATCCTACCTGTCATGCTAGTTACACTGATACAAAACTGCATAGCACTTCGTTTACGGTACACAACCATACGGTTTTAAGAATAGCTAAGTAGAAGTATTCCACTATTTTGCAACTCAAATTAGTAAAACAACTTCTTCGAAGGAAAGTTCAAAATTTATTCACAGTTATTAACATTTTAgcttaataattttcattcaaaTAATAATCTCAGAAGAAGCTATTAAATTGTATTACTCGAGCGTGAATGCTACCCTATCCCtattttattaaagaaaacaTATGTAACCTGAggtcgtgattattaataaatacGTCGATGGTCAACTTAACATTTATACGCATCTAACTTTCATTGGCAAAGGATGGAGGGAAACGGAAGTCGATATAATTCGTTTATTGTCAACAGTGCTGTAATTTATAGTAATTTAGGAACATTCGACTAAATCAAGCAGATCATTTATTACgcataaattttatataatttctacATCGTCTCGTCGTATTGCATTGCCAAGAAGTTGTATACGCACGATGGCTCAGAAATAAGTTGCACAAAAAGCAGAGCCGAGTAGGTATGTACGTCACAAAGTTCTTTTATTATCTCTGACTCCCCGCTTTAATGAAACGGCAGCAAAATTCAATTACTACCAGTGACATTTCTCCTTGACGTTCCGATTATTTACTATAGCGAGCTGAGTCGGACTTTGACTTTaccgaaaaaatttcgaatttcggtTTGCCACTCTCGGGTTTAATTTAAGACCAAGTCTGGTCTGTAGAAGCATTTTTTAATGAGAAAATTAGACATATTTGTTAATTTGTAaattacaaatttacaacttaTGTTAAGTTGTAAAATTGGCAAATTAAATAACGTACCACGGTGTGATTGTTCTTTAGAATTATTCGTGTATCACGATTTACTTTTTCCGTGCGATAAATAACCGGTCGGTGACGTGTGGAATTACGATAGTAGGTACACATTATTCGACTTTTTTATGCATAATCGACGGGGAAATAGACGTGAACGCAAAAAGTAAAATTTGTTGTTCTCCGCGGATTTTGATATACGTATTGCGAAATCGTTCAACTGCTGCTGACACGGTGTAATTGCCATAAAGTCGTATTGTTTAAATGTCATCGCACGAGTAATCGTTCTTTGAGTTATAACGATTGCCTCGATTGCACGATAAAGCCTCGAGGGAAAAGAAAATGGACGGTATTCGATACGGCGAATTGAGAAAAATGTGAGAAAAATCGATTCTGGCTCGAGCAATATTTATGATTTATAGACTACTGAAATAATTAGAGATGCCTGCGTTAGAAGCGTCTGACGATTGCATTAAGTATACATGAGTTTCTTTTGTGCTGTTGTTACTTCTTGTCGTTAACTGGGgtatgattttgaaaaattaatttccggcGTCACCTGATACTGACGATTCACCGTGCAAAGAGATCACGATCGCGGAACAAAATAACTATTCCGATGATCTCAAGGAGCATGTCATCGGCTTATTAATGACGTTCGATTTGTAAACTGTTTTTCTCGCTCGTACGACCATTGCGAAAAAAAGTTGTGATGCAACCGGTGTAAAGAAAAGCGTTACCAGATTGTCCAAAAAGGCGCATGCATCGTCGTGTTTGCATTGCGAGATAATCAATCAACGAACGATTGGCTATTACCTAATTCTTTCAAACTTCTTTAATTTTAAACATTGCAGATTATTAATTGTACCGTTTGTGTACAAACTCGAGACAATTTGAAGAAACATGGCATAAAGGCACaattttcgaaaagaaaaaCATAGCTTCTGTGAATATTGCTTcgtaaaattaagaataattttaatatttgaatattgctTCAGATTGGCACACTTAAAATGAACAACGATGGGCAATAAGAAAAATAAGGATACGTTTAAAGAACATACATATACGAATATCGATATAAAGTGAAATGTAAAGCTCCACAAATTTCATCAACAATAATTAACCGCCTAAACGCGACAGGATGATGTCGCAAGCGCGGATAAGAACCGCAGAGAAGTTCTGCTAATGCAATTGCGGTTGAACTTCTCCTCCGTGTTAATTAAACGAAAGGAAGGACACATTTGCTTGCGTGTTAAGTATCGAAAACCTTGTTACTTTTACGTGTcgtatttaaaaattgattagcCAATTTCTTCCAGCGAAATAGATTCGGTGCAACGGGACATGTGATGAACGAAAATTGGTTACAAaattgaacaccctgtacatgatGTTTACCCAGGGAAaagcaaataaataataaataaccaATCGGTCAACGTTCGAGGCGTGCCTGCCACGTTCTGCGTCCTTCCGAGTCAGTCATTTTGAAATTGCTTGAATAAATCCAGACGACTCGGGCAATGATAATTAATTGAAATCAGCACCGACAAGGCtacgtttcaaagaaattgcttCGACCGAGGTGGTCGAAAAATGTTGTTCCATTTTATCGCTGCATTAAACCAATCGATGAGAAGATAGATTCTTTTTCTTCACGCGTGTTCAAGCACGAATGTTAAAATTATAAGCACATCGATTACCTATACGCCGGGATAAACGGCGTTCGAACCCATTTTATTTTTGTCTGAATTGATCGACCGTGTACGCCGATGCTCGAACAGACAAAACGGGAATGATTTAAATCTTCTTCCCCGAACAATCGAAGCACGGTGGAACTGGCAGATTATCGCTCGAAAACCTGCTTTTGACGCGTAGAATGCCATCCTGTTCCTGGCCCGAACGATAGCGCTCgttcaacaataaaaaaaaacgcaTCCCGGAGTTCGTGGCGCGCAACGCATCACGGTGAAGGATGACTTTTGATTATGGTAATCGTATTTCCCGATACATATTTGACATCTAATTCATCTCGAGACTAGAGGGAAGCGCAAACGCGACCAATCAACACGTGTTCCTGGCCGCTGCGGCATAGAATTATGCATGCACACTTATCTAATTTATTATGTTTCTCTGGGTTATCAGAAAAAACCTGATTGCACATGGAACGAGGAAATTGATAGTCGCAAGAAATTTTTCTCGACTATCAGAcgaagaatgaattttttaaacagtttttctcgatccctcgaaaaagaaaattgtctcCCTCGTAGCTTGTACGAAATTCTGAATAAGTATTATGATATCGTTGTGACAACATGTGTGAAGTATTGTTGTATAGTTGACGCGGGATCGGAAGAATGCGAAAAGAAATATTAGAGAAGCAGAGATTGCTTTATTATCATTGGGAGCGATTATCTCGAGaacgtttatgcaaattcaaaTTCTTATTGTCTAGAAAGCGATAATTAAATCGTTACGATCACTCTTTTATTGCGGACTGCGTATTCGGACACGCTGCAAATTCATTAAATCTGCGGTTCGTTCATAGTTCGTTCGAGACGAGAGCTCGAATGTAATAAAAACAGTGAGCATCGAATGAGAGACAGGATTGACACACAGTGTACTCATTTGGAAGGTCAAATGTCTCTATTCTTTTTTCCATTTAATTACATACATCTTCTAATTTCCTATGCTGCGTTAATTTAATGTTTACCGTCGTTTTTATCCGAAGCCGAGGTTTTTCACGTGTTGCCGCTGAACACGTGGCAGCAGTGTCGCGCCTATATTTCATTCTTTTCGGTAAATCTACTATGAAAAAAGTGGGGAAAAAAGTGATCGAACATTCCATTTCTCAACACAGGATGCGCAGCTTATAAATTTTAGTCATATGCAAATTGGTAAAATAGGAGGAACAGGGTAAGCTGCAAGAGAGATCAATGATGTCTTCGTTTCATTTTGTGCAAAAAAATTATGACAGATATCTGTTTTCGATACTACTGTGCTGAGGCATAATTAATTTTCCGTTTCGTTACTTGTAATATGTGTTTATCAATCGTGTATCTTCAGCCATTGGATTTTAATGGTCTTATTATAACgattttttcaatattgtttGTACAAATAATAATGTACGCTTCGAAATAGTAACGGTTGCAGATATTGATGGAATTT is a window of Halictus rubicundus isolate RS-2024b chromosome 4, iyHalRubi1_principal, whole genome shotgun sequence DNA encoding:
- the LOC143353768 gene encoding HEAT repeat-containing protein 5B isoform X1, with the translated sequence MMMELSHSLTLNEDALNQIPEAKRPVFIFEWLRFLDKVLIAAQKSDIKGCQQKLVEQLTKHMQGAPGPPTRRLIARCLATLFSVGDTFLLFDTVNKCNDILRNKDDSPSFLPTKLAAICCVGCMYEKLGRMMGRSYEETVQILIKSLRSAESQTRIEIMHTLEKVCAGMGSAITNVHKEIYKVSRHYLTDRVMAVRCAAAKCLLEMLNHAPFLYTTEIESVATLCFRAFEGSNYEVRCAVAKLLGSLVAMTQLSTPKGKNPSVTQNKNYKQISLDEVLNILMAGFLRGGVGFLKGTGEIIKGNSSINREVRVGVTHAYVVFVQMLGGSWLERNVGALVAHVLDLVTNPKAASSHVDAVYSRKCVNFILHGTIGKLLGEGAQAAACKEIAHIILKQMNSIDFSPENAKDCNQETLFSQHLLVCALQEMGNLILGLGTTACNLLSDQSLNLIDTIMTVLVHPCQAARLAASWCLRCICVAVPSQITPLIDRCVEGIENMRSSPEAIAGYSSALAAVLGSVRLSPLGVPHTKGKIIFNTAEELLRSASQNSRLSLNRTHAGWLLIGAIMTLGTAVVKGLLPRMLLLWRNSFPRSNKELESEKARGDAFTWQVTLEGRAGALSAMHSFLLHCPELLNDDITRRLLTPIESALAMLTNLSPVLKNYGQQLKAPAAMVRLRLYETLLLLPPQTFEGSYTHLLRMLVSEFTLTENPGNTTTSLLRAVCHANDSVILGTWLQETDHRTIEDQMEPNRRADLEHLQPNSAAGSGALEHNPCCLYRPVPQGEIIPGPLPLGVAVIDLSVSLFGQIFPRVANKHRLQMLDHFSECIKHTKSGRQEAIQMNVFTAVLSGLKGLNEAKTGFGQEDVKKSATNLIISALVSSNSILRWAAGEAVGRMAQVISDPKFTAELAQTSFDRLKSARDVASRTGHSLALGCLHKYVGGMGSSQHLNTSVSILLALAQDNSSPVVQVWALHALALIADSGGPMFRGYVEPTLSLALTLLLNVPHSYIDVHQCIGKVLSALITTIGPELQGNTSTICMARSSFLCACAIMQDHQDPLVQAEATGCLQQLHLFAPRHVNLSSLVPTLCRTLSSNHLLLRKAAISCLRQLAQREAKEVCEHAMTLANESRDTNVVEGLVITETGLPGVLFSMLDTETDNKLIKDIHDTLTSMLQILAADNLSQWLSLCKDVLTIASETCGNEEANAVHVEDSAADNDNADAEGDDDQAEFHADESTKQRPTVTPRWPTRVFAAQCVRRIVTACVNNKLAHFDLALAKEMQLSKGKSDFLVLHLSDLVRMAFMAATSDCDPLRLEGLKTLQEIIDKFAKVPEPEFPGHLLLEQFQAQVGAALRPAFSTETASHVTAAACQACSAWIGSGVARDLNDLRRVHQLLVSSLEKLREGQTRPQLYNESLLTLERLAILKAWAEVYVVAMIRDGAALNSKDTFNQNINHVDEGNDEDFGKFEFQTESLLSLVQPELLSLSQYWLAALRDHALLSLPPEFSSQLPHDGGAFYTTDTMDSARPHYAESWAPILHAATLWLNAKGFGLEETNTEVETSNAANNNNNNNNDVATKTNTNVERFHLLFGICMEALCSPRSSESTQNIETCLNALYTLLDSAWARKVLITDRSLPLELCNVLHRMLLTRESYVIQMVVMEVLKQVMKAAQEDLAERKKNKLKEIAPAHEESNESQDVDLLGEGEESGELIPGKSLVFAILEVCLCLLVRQIPALNPNPGGTTAILSQKGYIPSEESGKLIAAALNIMESLPTLCSPQGAIAILPTLLYLATGVIKETAVRMDNECNKTGSDIPVHAALHCMRNLTTNKYAKDHRSQDQWTSLLQSALAKIIDLAKTGNDEMRMDEVSMILGIAVFVLHALPEVVNAPNLQFPCINHFRHAFQSENTMVRLKCVQTLRTIFLHPERTISTPYIHALAPRLVEYLYSDKSKQVINDVELSFTLECVSTVEALIGLADLSHRDLLQGIQMLTLLVPILINYLLEGDQLQHASKYQLSLHQQSFQWLNKIGPKYPQEFKTLMSQSTELKTKLENAVRSSHQQAQRHTRSVDLVKPQIKISTPSIKLKTDFSNFN